The proteins below come from a single Miscanthus floridulus cultivar M001 chromosome 1, ASM1932011v1, whole genome shotgun sequence genomic window:
- the LOC136482162 gene encoding peroxisomal membrane protein PEX14-like isoform X6 → MASGTGSGQLQPPAAAAADADPGAGGDKLVFEAPPQPVREDYVQNAVKFLSHPKVRGSPVVYRRSFLEKKGLTTEEIDEAFRRVPDPQPSTTATTSPQQQQVNNQNHSAGVQTYTPAQPVHPATAGPVILRTQPRFSWYQAFLAAGLLLGFGASAAVFIKKLFLPRLKSWIRNVVAEGDGTEGNQLKARIDEETAEAVKASASAVSAIAKTNQQLLASKDEEKKILVTLTQALDSQAKELKSLTESISHTRESINITRDDRFSQYRPLEDHAPPVIRNGAINSSWRASQQTNMYGASNGDFGSARSSFAPAPVEPTAGSFSRSYAETMSTAQRGDRSSGSKPWEMQQYSQQRPGYGSNSQLSDDGSYSDAQNSYAPSYHQNGKAPDFQADEPRPLTYNTGVEERPPPQRRWVPPQPPGVVMPEAAAAIRQPKTPPKQPSSNASEAAGETQVNGASSASDAVTEVPVNGAMASDAGHSEIEEQSVAV, encoded by the exons ATGGCCTCCGGCACCGGCTCCGGCCAGCTGCAACCCCCAG CAGCAGCGGCGGCAGATGCTGACCCGGGAGCCGGCGGCGACAAGCTCGTCTTCGAGGCGCCGCCGCAGCCCGTGAGGGAGGACTACGTCCAGAACGCCGTCAAGTTCCTCTCCCACCCAAAGGTCAGGGGCTCCCCCGTCGTCTACAGGCGATCCTTCCTCGAGAAGAAGGGCCTCACCACCGAGGAGATCGACGAGGCCTTCCGAAGAGTCCCT GATCCTCAACCCAGCACTACGGCTACCACTTCTCCACAGCAGCAGCAAG TCAACAACCAGAATCATTCCGCTGGGGTGCAAACTTACACCCCAGCGCAACCTGTGCACCCAGCAACTGCTGGCCCTGTCATCCTTCGAACGCAACCCAGGTTCAGCTGGTACCAAGCATTCCTCGCTGCAGGGCTCTTGCTTGGTTTTGGTGCTAGCGCTGCTGTCTTTATCAAG AAATTGTTCCTTCCTAGGCTCAAGTCTTGGATACGCAATGTCGTAGCGGAAGGTGATGGCACTGAAGGCAACCAACTTAAGGCCAGGATAGATGAGGAAACGGCCGAGGCTGTAAAGGCTTCTGCTTCGGCTGTTTCTGCTATTGCCAAAACAAACCAACAGCTGCTTGCCTCAAAGGATGAAG AAAAGAAGATACTAGTGACGTTAACACAAGCTCTAGATTCCCAAGCCAAGGAGTTAAAATCCTTGACCGAGTCAATCAGTCATACCAGGGAATCCATCAACATTACCAGGGATGATAGGTTTTCTCAGTACCGCCCACTGGAAGACCATGCCCCTCCTGTTATAAGGAATG GGGCAATTAATAGTTCATGGAGAGCTTCTCAG CAAACTAACATGTACGGTGCGTCGAACGGTGACTTTGGTTCTG CGAGGTCTTCATTCGCGCCAGCACCTGTTGAACCTACAGCTGGATCATTTTCAAGATCCTATGCCGAG ACGATGTCCACTGCACAACGAGGGGATAGGTCTTCTGGCAGTAAG CCATGGGAGATGCAGCAGTATTCGCAACAGAGGCCTGGTTATGGATCCAACTCCCAGTTGAGTGATGATGGATCATACTCTGATGCCCAGAACAGCTATGCTCCTTCCTATCACCAGAATGGAAAGGCCCCTGATTTTCAAGCAGATGAACCTAGGCCTTTGACCTACAACACTGGGGTTGAGGAAAGACCGCCGCCTCAGCGCCGCTGGGTGCCCCCTCAGCCTCCAGGTGTCGTGATGCCAGAAGCAGCTGCTGCCATACGTCAACCAAAGACCCCTCCAAAGCAACCCTCCAGCAATGCCTCTGAGGCAGCTGGTGAGACGCAGGTGAATGGTGCCTCAAGTGCATCGGATGCTGTGACTGAGGTTCCTGTTAATGGTGCTATGGCAAGTGATGCTGGACACAGCGAGATCGAAGAACAATCAGTGGCCGTCTAA
- the LOC136482162 gene encoding peroxisomal membrane protein PEX14-like isoform X4 encodes MASGTGSGQLQPPAAAAADADPGAGGDKLVFEAPPQPVREDYVQNAVKFLSHPKVRGSPVVYRRSFLEKKGLTTEEIDEAFRRVPDPQPSTTATTSPQQQQVNNQNHSAGVQTYTPAQPVHPATAGPVILRTQPRFSWYQAFLAAGLLLGFGASAAVFIKKLFLPRLKSWIRNVVAEGDGTEGNQLKARIDEETAEAVKASASAVSAIAKTNQQLLASKDEAEKKILVTLTQALDSQAKELKSLTESISHTRESINITRDDRFSQYRPLEDHAPPVIRNGAINSSWRASQQTNMYGASNGDFGSARSSFAPAPVEPTAGSFSRSYAETMSTAQRGDRSSGSKPWEMQQYSQQRPGYGSNSQLSDDGSYSDAQNSYAPSYHQNGKAPDFQADEPRPLTYNTGVEERPPPQRRWVPPQPPGVVMPEAAAAIRQPKTPPKQPSSNASEAAGETQVNGASSASDAVTEVPVNGAMASDAGHSEIEEQSVAV; translated from the exons ATGGCCTCCGGCACCGGCTCCGGCCAGCTGCAACCCCCAG CAGCAGCGGCGGCAGATGCTGACCCGGGAGCCGGCGGCGACAAGCTCGTCTTCGAGGCGCCGCCGCAGCCCGTGAGGGAGGACTACGTCCAGAACGCCGTCAAGTTCCTCTCCCACCCAAAGGTCAGGGGCTCCCCCGTCGTCTACAGGCGATCCTTCCTCGAGAAGAAGGGCCTCACCACCGAGGAGATCGACGAGGCCTTCCGAAGAGTCCCT GATCCTCAACCCAGCACTACGGCTACCACTTCTCCACAGCAGCAGCAAG TCAACAACCAGAATCATTCCGCTGGGGTGCAAACTTACACCCCAGCGCAACCTGTGCACCCAGCAACTGCTGGCCCTGTCATCCTTCGAACGCAACCCAGGTTCAGCTGGTACCAAGCATTCCTCGCTGCAGGGCTCTTGCTTGGTTTTGGTGCTAGCGCTGCTGTCTTTATCAAG AAATTGTTCCTTCCTAGGCTCAAGTCTTGGATACGCAATGTCGTAGCGGAAGGTGATGGCACTGAAGGCAACCAACTTAAGGCCAGGATAGATGAGGAAACGGCCGAGGCTGTAAAGGCTTCTGCTTCGGCTGTTTCTGCTATTGCCAAAACAAACCAACAGCTGCTTGCCTCAAAGGATGAAG CAGAAAAGAAGATACTAGTGACGTTAACACAAGCTCTAGATTCCCAAGCCAAGGAGTTAAAATCCTTGACCGAGTCAATCAGTCATACCAGGGAATCCATCAACATTACCAGGGATGATAGGTTTTCTCAGTACCGCCCACTGGAAGACCATGCCCCTCCTGTTATAAGGAATG GGGCAATTAATAGTTCATGGAGAGCTTCTCAG CAAACTAACATGTACGGTGCGTCGAACGGTGACTTTGGTTCTG CGAGGTCTTCATTCGCGCCAGCACCTGTTGAACCTACAGCTGGATCATTTTCAAGATCCTATGCCGAG ACGATGTCCACTGCACAACGAGGGGATAGGTCTTCTGGCAGTAAG CCATGGGAGATGCAGCAGTATTCGCAACAGAGGCCTGGTTATGGATCCAACTCCCAGTTGAGTGATGATGGATCATACTCTGATGCCCAGAACAGCTATGCTCCTTCCTATCACCAGAATGGAAAGGCCCCTGATTTTCAAGCAGATGAACCTAGGCCTTTGACCTACAACACTGGGGTTGAGGAAAGACCGCCGCCTCAGCGCCGCTGGGTGCCCCCTCAGCCTCCAGGTGTCGTGATGCCAGAAGCAGCTGCTGCCATACGTCAACCAAAGACCCCTCCAAAGCAACCCTCCAGCAATGCCTCTGAGGCAGCTGGTGAGACGCAGGTGAATGGTGCCTCAAGTGCATCGGATGCTGTGACTGAGGTTCCTGTTAATGGTGCTATGGCAAGTGATGCTGGACACAGCGAGATCGAAGAACAATCAGTGGCCGTCTAA
- the LOC136482162 gene encoding peroxisomal membrane protein PEX14-like isoform X1, which yields MASGTGSGQLQPPAAAAADADPGAGGDKLVFEAPPQPVREDYVQNAVKFLSHPKVRGSPVVYRRSFLEKKGLTTEEIDEAFRRVPDPQPSTTATTSPQQQQVNNQNHSAGVQTYTPAQPVHPATAGPVILRTQPRFSWYQAFLAAGLLLGFGASAAVFIKKLFLPRLKSWIRNVVAEGDGTEGNQLKARIDEETAEAVKASASAVSAIAKTNQQLLASKDEAEKKILVTLTQALDSQAKELKSLTESISHTRESINITRDDRFSQYRPLEDHAPPVIRNGAINSSWRASQQTNMYGASNGDFGSARSSFAPAPVEPTAGSFSRSYAEQTMSTAQRGDRSSGSKPWEMQQYSQQRPGYGSNSQLSDDGSYSDAQNSYAPSYHQNGKAPDFQADEPRPLTYNTGVEERPPPQRRWVPPQPPGVVMPEAAAAIRQPKTPPKQPSSNASEAAGETQVNGASSASDAVTEVPVNGAMASDAGHSEIEEQSVAV from the exons ATGGCCTCCGGCACCGGCTCCGGCCAGCTGCAACCCCCAG CAGCAGCGGCGGCAGATGCTGACCCGGGAGCCGGCGGCGACAAGCTCGTCTTCGAGGCGCCGCCGCAGCCCGTGAGGGAGGACTACGTCCAGAACGCCGTCAAGTTCCTCTCCCACCCAAAGGTCAGGGGCTCCCCCGTCGTCTACAGGCGATCCTTCCTCGAGAAGAAGGGCCTCACCACCGAGGAGATCGACGAGGCCTTCCGAAGAGTCCCT GATCCTCAACCCAGCACTACGGCTACCACTTCTCCACAGCAGCAGCAAG TCAACAACCAGAATCATTCCGCTGGGGTGCAAACTTACACCCCAGCGCAACCTGTGCACCCAGCAACTGCTGGCCCTGTCATCCTTCGAACGCAACCCAGGTTCAGCTGGTACCAAGCATTCCTCGCTGCAGGGCTCTTGCTTGGTTTTGGTGCTAGCGCTGCTGTCTTTATCAAG AAATTGTTCCTTCCTAGGCTCAAGTCTTGGATACGCAATGTCGTAGCGGAAGGTGATGGCACTGAAGGCAACCAACTTAAGGCCAGGATAGATGAGGAAACGGCCGAGGCTGTAAAGGCTTCTGCTTCGGCTGTTTCTGCTATTGCCAAAACAAACCAACAGCTGCTTGCCTCAAAGGATGAAG CAGAAAAGAAGATACTAGTGACGTTAACACAAGCTCTAGATTCCCAAGCCAAGGAGTTAAAATCCTTGACCGAGTCAATCAGTCATACCAGGGAATCCATCAACATTACCAGGGATGATAGGTTTTCTCAGTACCGCCCACTGGAAGACCATGCCCCTCCTGTTATAAGGAATG GGGCAATTAATAGTTCATGGAGAGCTTCTCAG CAAACTAACATGTACGGTGCGTCGAACGGTGACTTTGGTTCTG CGAGGTCTTCATTCGCGCCAGCACCTGTTGAACCTACAGCTGGATCATTTTCAAGATCCTATGCCGAG CAGACGATGTCCACTGCACAACGAGGGGATAGGTCTTCTGGCAGTAAG CCATGGGAGATGCAGCAGTATTCGCAACAGAGGCCTGGTTATGGATCCAACTCCCAGTTGAGTGATGATGGATCATACTCTGATGCCCAGAACAGCTATGCTCCTTCCTATCACCAGAATGGAAAGGCCCCTGATTTTCAAGCAGATGAACCTAGGCCTTTGACCTACAACACTGGGGTTGAGGAAAGACCGCCGCCTCAGCGCCGCTGGGTGCCCCCTCAGCCTCCAGGTGTCGTGATGCCAGAAGCAGCTGCTGCCATACGTCAACCAAAGACCCCTCCAAAGCAACCCTCCAGCAATGCCTCTGAGGCAGCTGGTGAGACGCAGGTGAATGGTGCCTCAAGTGCATCGGATGCTGTGACTGAGGTTCCTGTTAATGGTGCTATGGCAAGTGATGCTGGACACAGCGAGATCGAAGAACAATCAGTGGCCGTCTAA
- the LOC136482162 gene encoding peroxisomal membrane protein PEX14-like isoform X2 has product MASGTGSGQLQPPAAAADADPGAGGDKLVFEAPPQPVREDYVQNAVKFLSHPKVRGSPVVYRRSFLEKKGLTTEEIDEAFRRVPDPQPSTTATTSPQQQQVNNQNHSAGVQTYTPAQPVHPATAGPVILRTQPRFSWYQAFLAAGLLLGFGASAAVFIKKLFLPRLKSWIRNVVAEGDGTEGNQLKARIDEETAEAVKASASAVSAIAKTNQQLLASKDEAEKKILVTLTQALDSQAKELKSLTESISHTRESINITRDDRFSQYRPLEDHAPPVIRNGAINSSWRASQQTNMYGASNGDFGSARSSFAPAPVEPTAGSFSRSYAEQTMSTAQRGDRSSGSKPWEMQQYSQQRPGYGSNSQLSDDGSYSDAQNSYAPSYHQNGKAPDFQADEPRPLTYNTGVEERPPPQRRWVPPQPPGVVMPEAAAAIRQPKTPPKQPSSNASEAAGETQVNGASSASDAVTEVPVNGAMASDAGHSEIEEQSVAV; this is encoded by the exons ATGGCCTCCGGCACCGGCTCCGGCCAGCTGCAACCCCCAG CAGCGGCGGCAGATGCTGACCCGGGAGCCGGCGGCGACAAGCTCGTCTTCGAGGCGCCGCCGCAGCCCGTGAGGGAGGACTACGTCCAGAACGCCGTCAAGTTCCTCTCCCACCCAAAGGTCAGGGGCTCCCCCGTCGTCTACAGGCGATCCTTCCTCGAGAAGAAGGGCCTCACCACCGAGGAGATCGACGAGGCCTTCCGAAGAGTCCCT GATCCTCAACCCAGCACTACGGCTACCACTTCTCCACAGCAGCAGCAAG TCAACAACCAGAATCATTCCGCTGGGGTGCAAACTTACACCCCAGCGCAACCTGTGCACCCAGCAACTGCTGGCCCTGTCATCCTTCGAACGCAACCCAGGTTCAGCTGGTACCAAGCATTCCTCGCTGCAGGGCTCTTGCTTGGTTTTGGTGCTAGCGCTGCTGTCTTTATCAAG AAATTGTTCCTTCCTAGGCTCAAGTCTTGGATACGCAATGTCGTAGCGGAAGGTGATGGCACTGAAGGCAACCAACTTAAGGCCAGGATAGATGAGGAAACGGCCGAGGCTGTAAAGGCTTCTGCTTCGGCTGTTTCTGCTATTGCCAAAACAAACCAACAGCTGCTTGCCTCAAAGGATGAAG CAGAAAAGAAGATACTAGTGACGTTAACACAAGCTCTAGATTCCCAAGCCAAGGAGTTAAAATCCTTGACCGAGTCAATCAGTCATACCAGGGAATCCATCAACATTACCAGGGATGATAGGTTTTCTCAGTACCGCCCACTGGAAGACCATGCCCCTCCTGTTATAAGGAATG GGGCAATTAATAGTTCATGGAGAGCTTCTCAG CAAACTAACATGTACGGTGCGTCGAACGGTGACTTTGGTTCTG CGAGGTCTTCATTCGCGCCAGCACCTGTTGAACCTACAGCTGGATCATTTTCAAGATCCTATGCCGAG CAGACGATGTCCACTGCACAACGAGGGGATAGGTCTTCTGGCAGTAAG CCATGGGAGATGCAGCAGTATTCGCAACAGAGGCCTGGTTATGGATCCAACTCCCAGTTGAGTGATGATGGATCATACTCTGATGCCCAGAACAGCTATGCTCCTTCCTATCACCAGAATGGAAAGGCCCCTGATTTTCAAGCAGATGAACCTAGGCCTTTGACCTACAACACTGGGGTTGAGGAAAGACCGCCGCCTCAGCGCCGCTGGGTGCCCCCTCAGCCTCCAGGTGTCGTGATGCCAGAAGCAGCTGCTGCCATACGTCAACCAAAGACCCCTCCAAAGCAACCCTCCAGCAATGCCTCTGAGGCAGCTGGTGAGACGCAGGTGAATGGTGCCTCAAGTGCATCGGATGCTGTGACTGAGGTTCCTGTTAATGGTGCTATGGCAAGTGATGCTGGACACAGCGAGATCGAAGAACAATCAGTGGCCGTCTAA
- the LOC136482162 gene encoding peroxisomal membrane protein PEX14-like isoform X5, which yields MASGTGSGQLQPPAAAADADPGAGGDKLVFEAPPQPVREDYVQNAVKFLSHPKVRGSPVVYRRSFLEKKGLTTEEIDEAFRRVPDPQPSTTATTSPQQQQVNNQNHSAGVQTYTPAQPVHPATAGPVILRTQPRFSWYQAFLAAGLLLGFGASAAVFIKKLFLPRLKSWIRNVVAEGDGTEGNQLKARIDEETAEAVKASASAVSAIAKTNQQLLASKDEEKKILVTLTQALDSQAKELKSLTESISHTRESINITRDDRFSQYRPLEDHAPPVIRNGAINSSWRASQQTNMYGASNGDFGSARSSFAPAPVEPTAGSFSRSYAEQTMSTAQRGDRSSGSKPWEMQQYSQQRPGYGSNSQLSDDGSYSDAQNSYAPSYHQNGKAPDFQADEPRPLTYNTGVEERPPPQRRWVPPQPPGVVMPEAAAAIRQPKTPPKQPSSNASEAAGETQVNGASSASDAVTEVPVNGAMASDAGHSEIEEQSVAV from the exons ATGGCCTCCGGCACCGGCTCCGGCCAGCTGCAACCCCCAG CAGCGGCGGCAGATGCTGACCCGGGAGCCGGCGGCGACAAGCTCGTCTTCGAGGCGCCGCCGCAGCCCGTGAGGGAGGACTACGTCCAGAACGCCGTCAAGTTCCTCTCCCACCCAAAGGTCAGGGGCTCCCCCGTCGTCTACAGGCGATCCTTCCTCGAGAAGAAGGGCCTCACCACCGAGGAGATCGACGAGGCCTTCCGAAGAGTCCCT GATCCTCAACCCAGCACTACGGCTACCACTTCTCCACAGCAGCAGCAAG TCAACAACCAGAATCATTCCGCTGGGGTGCAAACTTACACCCCAGCGCAACCTGTGCACCCAGCAACTGCTGGCCCTGTCATCCTTCGAACGCAACCCAGGTTCAGCTGGTACCAAGCATTCCTCGCTGCAGGGCTCTTGCTTGGTTTTGGTGCTAGCGCTGCTGTCTTTATCAAG AAATTGTTCCTTCCTAGGCTCAAGTCTTGGATACGCAATGTCGTAGCGGAAGGTGATGGCACTGAAGGCAACCAACTTAAGGCCAGGATAGATGAGGAAACGGCCGAGGCTGTAAAGGCTTCTGCTTCGGCTGTTTCTGCTATTGCCAAAACAAACCAACAGCTGCTTGCCTCAAAGGATGAAG AAAAGAAGATACTAGTGACGTTAACACAAGCTCTAGATTCCCAAGCCAAGGAGTTAAAATCCTTGACCGAGTCAATCAGTCATACCAGGGAATCCATCAACATTACCAGGGATGATAGGTTTTCTCAGTACCGCCCACTGGAAGACCATGCCCCTCCTGTTATAAGGAATG GGGCAATTAATAGTTCATGGAGAGCTTCTCAG CAAACTAACATGTACGGTGCGTCGAACGGTGACTTTGGTTCTG CGAGGTCTTCATTCGCGCCAGCACCTGTTGAACCTACAGCTGGATCATTTTCAAGATCCTATGCCGAG CAGACGATGTCCACTGCACAACGAGGGGATAGGTCTTCTGGCAGTAAG CCATGGGAGATGCAGCAGTATTCGCAACAGAGGCCTGGTTATGGATCCAACTCCCAGTTGAGTGATGATGGATCATACTCTGATGCCCAGAACAGCTATGCTCCTTCCTATCACCAGAATGGAAAGGCCCCTGATTTTCAAGCAGATGAACCTAGGCCTTTGACCTACAACACTGGGGTTGAGGAAAGACCGCCGCCTCAGCGCCGCTGGGTGCCCCCTCAGCCTCCAGGTGTCGTGATGCCAGAAGCAGCTGCTGCCATACGTCAACCAAAGACCCCTCCAAAGCAACCCTCCAGCAATGCCTCTGAGGCAGCTGGTGAGACGCAGGTGAATGGTGCCTCAAGTGCATCGGATGCTGTGACTGAGGTTCCTGTTAATGGTGCTATGGCAAGTGATGCTGGACACAGCGAGATCGAAGAACAATCAGTGGCCGTCTAA
- the LOC136482162 gene encoding peroxisomal membrane protein PEX14-like isoform X3, protein MASGTGSGQLQPPAAAAADADPGAGGDKLVFEAPPQPVREDYVQNAVKFLSHPKVRGSPVVYRRSFLEKKGLTTEEIDEAFRRVPDPQPSTTATTSPQQQQVNNQNHSAGVQTYTPAQPVHPATAGPVILRTQPRFSWYQAFLAAGLLLGFGASAAVFIKKLFLPRLKSWIRNVVAEGDGTEGNQLKARIDEETAEAVKASASAVSAIAKTNQQLLASKDEEKKILVTLTQALDSQAKELKSLTESISHTRESINITRDDRFSQYRPLEDHAPPVIRNGAINSSWRASQQTNMYGASNGDFGSARSSFAPAPVEPTAGSFSRSYAEQTMSTAQRGDRSSGSKPWEMQQYSQQRPGYGSNSQLSDDGSYSDAQNSYAPSYHQNGKAPDFQADEPRPLTYNTGVEERPPPQRRWVPPQPPGVVMPEAAAAIRQPKTPPKQPSSNASEAAGETQVNGASSASDAVTEVPVNGAMASDAGHSEIEEQSVAV, encoded by the exons ATGGCCTCCGGCACCGGCTCCGGCCAGCTGCAACCCCCAG CAGCAGCGGCGGCAGATGCTGACCCGGGAGCCGGCGGCGACAAGCTCGTCTTCGAGGCGCCGCCGCAGCCCGTGAGGGAGGACTACGTCCAGAACGCCGTCAAGTTCCTCTCCCACCCAAAGGTCAGGGGCTCCCCCGTCGTCTACAGGCGATCCTTCCTCGAGAAGAAGGGCCTCACCACCGAGGAGATCGACGAGGCCTTCCGAAGAGTCCCT GATCCTCAACCCAGCACTACGGCTACCACTTCTCCACAGCAGCAGCAAG TCAACAACCAGAATCATTCCGCTGGGGTGCAAACTTACACCCCAGCGCAACCTGTGCACCCAGCAACTGCTGGCCCTGTCATCCTTCGAACGCAACCCAGGTTCAGCTGGTACCAAGCATTCCTCGCTGCAGGGCTCTTGCTTGGTTTTGGTGCTAGCGCTGCTGTCTTTATCAAG AAATTGTTCCTTCCTAGGCTCAAGTCTTGGATACGCAATGTCGTAGCGGAAGGTGATGGCACTGAAGGCAACCAACTTAAGGCCAGGATAGATGAGGAAACGGCCGAGGCTGTAAAGGCTTCTGCTTCGGCTGTTTCTGCTATTGCCAAAACAAACCAACAGCTGCTTGCCTCAAAGGATGAAG AAAAGAAGATACTAGTGACGTTAACACAAGCTCTAGATTCCCAAGCCAAGGAGTTAAAATCCTTGACCGAGTCAATCAGTCATACCAGGGAATCCATCAACATTACCAGGGATGATAGGTTTTCTCAGTACCGCCCACTGGAAGACCATGCCCCTCCTGTTATAAGGAATG GGGCAATTAATAGTTCATGGAGAGCTTCTCAG CAAACTAACATGTACGGTGCGTCGAACGGTGACTTTGGTTCTG CGAGGTCTTCATTCGCGCCAGCACCTGTTGAACCTACAGCTGGATCATTTTCAAGATCCTATGCCGAG CAGACGATGTCCACTGCACAACGAGGGGATAGGTCTTCTGGCAGTAAG CCATGGGAGATGCAGCAGTATTCGCAACAGAGGCCTGGTTATGGATCCAACTCCCAGTTGAGTGATGATGGATCATACTCTGATGCCCAGAACAGCTATGCTCCTTCCTATCACCAGAATGGAAAGGCCCCTGATTTTCAAGCAGATGAACCTAGGCCTTTGACCTACAACACTGGGGTTGAGGAAAGACCGCCGCCTCAGCGCCGCTGGGTGCCCCCTCAGCCTCCAGGTGTCGTGATGCCAGAAGCAGCTGCTGCCATACGTCAACCAAAGACCCCTCCAAAGCAACCCTCCAGCAATGCCTCTGAGGCAGCTGGTGAGACGCAGGTGAATGGTGCCTCAAGTGCATCGGATGCTGTGACTGAGGTTCCTGTTAATGGTGCTATGGCAAGTGATGCTGGACACAGCGAGATCGAAGAACAATCAGTGGCCGTCTAA